A window of the Cynocephalus volans isolate mCynVol1 chromosome 10, mCynVol1.pri, whole genome shotgun sequence genome harbors these coding sequences:
- the EPN2 gene encoding epsin-2 isoform X3 has product MTTSSIRRQMKNIVNNYSEAEIKVREATSNDPWGPSSSLMTEIADLTYNVVAFSEIMSMVWKRLNDHGKNWRHVYKALTLLDYLIKTGSERVAQQCRENIFAIQTLKDFQYIDRDGKDQGINVREKSKQLVALLKDEERLKAERAQALKTKERMAQVATGMGSNQVTFGRGSSQPNLSTSYSEQEYGKAGGSPASYHGSPEASLCPQHRTGAPLGQSEELQPLSQRHPFLPHLGLASRPNGDWSQPCLTCDRAARATSPRVSSELEQARPQTSGEEELQLQLALAMSREVAEQEERLRRGDDLRLQMALEESRRDTVKVPKKKEHGSHPQQTTLLDLMDALPSSGPAAQKAEPWGPSASANQTNPWGGPAAPANTLDPWPSFGAKPAASVDPWGVPTGASTHSVPKSPDPWAALQQPAPSTGKTTSDAWGTASAAKPMSASGSFDLFSNLNGTIKDDFSEFDNLRTSKKTAESVASVPSQNNGTASPDPFESQPPTVASSKPSSARKTPESFLGPNAALVNLDSLVTRPAPPAQSLNPFLAPGAAAAPAPINPFQVNQPQPLTLNQLRGSPVPGTSTSFGPGPSVEPMATAPMTSAASLPAMGASGSSLTPLGPATMNMVGSVGIPPSAAQATSTTNPFLL; this is encoded by the exons atgacgaCTTCGTCTATAAGACGGCAGATGAAAAACATTGTGAACAATTACTCAGAGGCCGAAATCAAAGTCCGGGAAGCCACCTCCAATGACCCATGGGGCCCATCCAGCTCTCTGATGACTGAGATCGCCGACCTGACCTACAACGTGGTGGCCTTCTCTGAGATCATGAGCATGGTGTGGAAGCGGCTCAACGACCACGGCAAAAACTGGCGGCACGTGTACAAGGCGTTGACGCTGCTGGACTACCTCATCAAGACAGGCTCCGAGCGGGTGGCCCAGCAGTGCCGTGAGAACATCTTCGCCATCCAGACCCTGAAGGACTTCCAGTACATCGACCGTGATGGCAAGGACCAGGGCATCAACGTGCGTGAGAAGTCAAAGCAGCTGGTGGCCCTCCTTAAGGATGAGGAGCGGCTGAAGGCTGAGAGGGCTCAGGCTCTCAAAACCAAAGAGCGCATGGCCCAGGTGGCCACTGGCATGGGCAGCAACCAGGTCACCTTTGGCCGTGGCTCGAGCCAGCCCAACCTCTCCACCAGCTACTCAGAGCAGGAGTATGGCAAAGCAGGGGGGTCACCGGCCTCCTACCATGGCT CGCCTGAGGCCTCGCTGTGCCCCCAGCACCGCACAGGGGCCCCGCTGGGTCAGAGTGAGGAGCTGCAGCCGCTGAGCCAGCGCCACCCCTTCCTGCCGCACCTGGGGCTAGCCTCCCGCCCAAATGGTGACTGGTCCCAGCCCTGCCTCACTTGTGACCGTGCAGCCCGAG CTACCTCTCCGCGTGTGTCCTCTGAGCTGGAGCAAGCCCGGCCCCAGACTAGCGGAGAAGAGGAGCTTCAGCTGCAGCTGGCACTTGCCATGAGCAGAGAAGTGGCCGAGCAG GAAGAACGCCTCAGGCGGGGTGATGACCTCAGATTACAGATGGCCCTCGAAGAAAGCCGAAGAGACACAGTTAAAGTTccaaaaaagaaagag CACGGCTCCCACCCACAGCAGACCACTCTCTTGGATTTAATGGATGCTCTCCCCAGCTCAGGCCCTGCTGCCCAGAAAGCGGAGCCCTGGGGCCCATCAGCCTCTGCTAACCAGACCAACCCCTGGGGCGGGCCAGCGGCTCCTGCGAACACTTTGGACCCCTGGCCGTCATTTG GTGCCAAGCCAGCTGCCTCTGTCGACCCATGGGGAGTACCCACCGGAGCCAGCACACACTCTGTCCCCAAGAGCCCAGACCCCTGGGCAGCTTTGCAGCAGCCTGCCCCCAGTACTGGGAAAACTACTTCTGATGCCTGGGGCACTGCCTCAGCCGCCAAGCCCATGTCTGCCTCTG GGTCCTTTGATCTCTTCAGCAATTTGAATGGTACAATTAAAGATGACTTTTCTGAATTTGACAACCTCCGAACTTCAAAAAAAACAG CCGAGTCCGTGGCCTCTGTGCCATCCCAAAACAATGGAACTGCAAGCCCTGACCCCTTTGAGTCTCAACCCCCGACTGTCGCCTCGAGCAAGCCCAGCAGTGCCCGGAAAACACCCGAGTCCTTCCTGGGCCCCAACGCGGCCCTGGTGAACCTGGACTCGCTGGTGACCAGGCCCGCCCCGCCGGCCCAGTCCCTCAACCCTTTCCTGGCACCAG GTGCAGCTGCTGCCCCAGCCCCCATCAACCCCTTCCAGGTGAACCAGCCCCAGCCGCTGACGCTGAACCAGCTGCGGGGGAGCCCAGTCCCAGGGACCAGCACGTCCTTCGGGCCTGGTCCAAGTGTGGAGCCCATGGCCACGGCCCCCATGACCTCTGCAGCCTCACTCCCAGCTATGGGGGCCAGTGGTTCTTCTTTGACACCACTGGGCCCTGCAACGATGAACATGGTGGGCAGCGTGGGCATCCCCCCATCGGCAGCTCAGGCCACCAGCACAACCAACCCTTTCCTTCTCTAG
- the EPN2 gene encoding epsin-2 isoform X2: protein MTTSSIRRQMKNIVNNYSEAEIKVREATSNDPWGPSSSLMTEIADLTYNVVAFSEIMSMVWKRLNDHGKNWRHVYKALTLLDYLIKTGSERVAQQCRENIFAIQTLKDFQYIDRDGKDQGINVREKSKQLVALLKDEERLKAERAQALKTKERMAQVATGMGSNQVTFGRGSSQPNLSTSYSEQEYGKAGGSPASYHGSTSPRVSSELEQARPQTSGEEELQLQLALAMSREVAEQEERLRRGDDLRLQMALEESRRDTVKVPKKKEHGSHPQQTTLLDLMDALPSSGPAAQKAEPWGPSASANQTNPWGGPAAPANTLDPWPSFGSFDLFSNLNGTIKDDFSEFDNLRTSKKTAESVASVPSQNNGTASPDPFESQPPTVASSKPSSARKTPESFLGPNAALVNLDSLVTRPAPPAQSLNPFLAPGAAAAPAPINPFQVNQPQPLTLNQLRGSPVPGTSTSFGPGPSVEPMATAPMTSAASLPAMGASGSSLTPLGPATMNMVGSVGIPPSAAQATSTTNPFLL from the exons atgacgaCTTCGTCTATAAGACGGCAGATGAAAAACATTGTGAACAATTACTCAGAGGCCGAAATCAAAGTCCGGGAAGCCACCTCCAATGACCCATGGGGCCCATCCAGCTCTCTGATGACTGAGATCGCCGACCTGACCTACAACGTGGTGGCCTTCTCTGAGATCATGAGCATGGTGTGGAAGCGGCTCAACGACCACGGCAAAAACTGGCGGCACGTGTACAAGGCGTTGACGCTGCTGGACTACCTCATCAAGACAGGCTCCGAGCGGGTGGCCCAGCAGTGCCGTGAGAACATCTTCGCCATCCAGACCCTGAAGGACTTCCAGTACATCGACCGTGATGGCAAGGACCAGGGCATCAACGTGCGTGAGAAGTCAAAGCAGCTGGTGGCCCTCCTTAAGGATGAGGAGCGGCTGAAGGCTGAGAGGGCTCAGGCTCTCAAAACCAAAGAGCGCATGGCCCAGGTGGCCACTGGCATGGGCAGCAACCAGGTCACCTTTGGCCGTGGCTCGAGCCAGCCCAACCTCTCCACCAGCTACTCAGAGCAGGAGTATGGCAAAGCAGGGGGGTCACCGGCCTCCTACCATGGCT CTACCTCTCCGCGTGTGTCCTCTGAGCTGGAGCAAGCCCGGCCCCAGACTAGCGGAGAAGAGGAGCTTCAGCTGCAGCTGGCACTTGCCATGAGCAGAGAAGTGGCCGAGCAG GAAGAACGCCTCAGGCGGGGTGATGACCTCAGATTACAGATGGCCCTCGAAGAAAGCCGAAGAGACACAGTTAAAGTTccaaaaaagaaagag CACGGCTCCCACCCACAGCAGACCACTCTCTTGGATTTAATGGATGCTCTCCCCAGCTCAGGCCCTGCTGCCCAGAAAGCGGAGCCCTGGGGCCCATCAGCCTCTGCTAACCAGACCAACCCCTGGGGCGGGCCAGCGGCTCCTGCGAACACTTTGGACCCCTGGCCGTCATTTG GGTCCTTTGATCTCTTCAGCAATTTGAATGGTACAATTAAAGATGACTTTTCTGAATTTGACAACCTCCGAACTTCAAAAAAAACAG CCGAGTCCGTGGCCTCTGTGCCATCCCAAAACAATGGAACTGCAAGCCCTGACCCCTTTGAGTCTCAACCCCCGACTGTCGCCTCGAGCAAGCCCAGCAGTGCCCGGAAAACACCCGAGTCCTTCCTGGGCCCCAACGCGGCCCTGGTGAACCTGGACTCGCTGGTGACCAGGCCCGCCCCGCCGGCCCAGTCCCTCAACCCTTTCCTGGCACCAG GTGCAGCTGCTGCCCCAGCCCCCATCAACCCCTTCCAGGTGAACCAGCCCCAGCCGCTGACGCTGAACCAGCTGCGGGGGAGCCCAGTCCCAGGGACCAGCACGTCCTTCGGGCCTGGTCCAAGTGTGGAGCCCATGGCCACGGCCCCCATGACCTCTGCAGCCTCACTCCCAGCTATGGGGGCCAGTGGTTCTTCTTTGACACCACTGGGCCCTGCAACGATGAACATGGTGGGCAGCGTGGGCATCCCCCCATCGGCAGCTCAGGCCACCAGCACAACCAACCCTTTCCTTCTCTAG
- the EPN2 gene encoding epsin-2 isoform X1 has protein sequence MTTSSIRRQMKNIVNNYSEAEIKVREATSNDPWGPSSSLMTEIADLTYNVVAFSEIMSMVWKRLNDHGKNWRHVYKALTLLDYLIKTGSERVAQQCRENIFAIQTLKDFQYIDRDGKDQGINVREKSKQLVALLKDEERLKAERAQALKTKERMAQVATGMGSNQVTFGRGSSQPNLSTSYSEQEYGKAGGSPASYHGSTSPRVSSELEQARPQTSGEEELQLQLALAMSREVAEQEERLRRGDDLRLQMALEESRRDTVKVPKKKEHGSHPQQTTLLDLMDALPSSGPAAQKAEPWGPSASANQTNPWGGPAAPANTLDPWPSFGAKPAASVDPWGVPTGASTHSVPKSPDPWAALQQPAPSTGKTTSDAWGTASAAKPMSASGSFDLFSNLNGTIKDDFSEFDNLRTSKKTAESVASVPSQNNGTASPDPFESQPPTVASSKPSSARKTPESFLGPNAALVNLDSLVTRPAPPAQSLNPFLAPGAAAAPAPINPFQVNQPQPLTLNQLRGSPVPGTSTSFGPGPSVEPMATAPMTSAASLPAMGASGSSLTPLGPATMNMVGSVGIPPSAAQATSTTNPFLL, from the exons atgacgaCTTCGTCTATAAGACGGCAGATGAAAAACATTGTGAACAATTACTCAGAGGCCGAAATCAAAGTCCGGGAAGCCACCTCCAATGACCCATGGGGCCCATCCAGCTCTCTGATGACTGAGATCGCCGACCTGACCTACAACGTGGTGGCCTTCTCTGAGATCATGAGCATGGTGTGGAAGCGGCTCAACGACCACGGCAAAAACTGGCGGCACGTGTACAAGGCGTTGACGCTGCTGGACTACCTCATCAAGACAGGCTCCGAGCGGGTGGCCCAGCAGTGCCGTGAGAACATCTTCGCCATCCAGACCCTGAAGGACTTCCAGTACATCGACCGTGATGGCAAGGACCAGGGCATCAACGTGCGTGAGAAGTCAAAGCAGCTGGTGGCCCTCCTTAAGGATGAGGAGCGGCTGAAGGCTGAGAGGGCTCAGGCTCTCAAAACCAAAGAGCGCATGGCCCAGGTGGCCACTGGCATGGGCAGCAACCAGGTCACCTTTGGCCGTGGCTCGAGCCAGCCCAACCTCTCCACCAGCTACTCAGAGCAGGAGTATGGCAAAGCAGGGGGGTCACCGGCCTCCTACCATGGCT CTACCTCTCCGCGTGTGTCCTCTGAGCTGGAGCAAGCCCGGCCCCAGACTAGCGGAGAAGAGGAGCTTCAGCTGCAGCTGGCACTTGCCATGAGCAGAGAAGTGGCCGAGCAG GAAGAACGCCTCAGGCGGGGTGATGACCTCAGATTACAGATGGCCCTCGAAGAAAGCCGAAGAGACACAGTTAAAGTTccaaaaaagaaagag CACGGCTCCCACCCACAGCAGACCACTCTCTTGGATTTAATGGATGCTCTCCCCAGCTCAGGCCCTGCTGCCCAGAAAGCGGAGCCCTGGGGCCCATCAGCCTCTGCTAACCAGACCAACCCCTGGGGCGGGCCAGCGGCTCCTGCGAACACTTTGGACCCCTGGCCGTCATTTG GTGCCAAGCCAGCTGCCTCTGTCGACCCATGGGGAGTACCCACCGGAGCCAGCACACACTCTGTCCCCAAGAGCCCAGACCCCTGGGCAGCTTTGCAGCAGCCTGCCCCCAGTACTGGGAAAACTACTTCTGATGCCTGGGGCACTGCCTCAGCCGCCAAGCCCATGTCTGCCTCTG GGTCCTTTGATCTCTTCAGCAATTTGAATGGTACAATTAAAGATGACTTTTCTGAATTTGACAACCTCCGAACTTCAAAAAAAACAG CCGAGTCCGTGGCCTCTGTGCCATCCCAAAACAATGGAACTGCAAGCCCTGACCCCTTTGAGTCTCAACCCCCGACTGTCGCCTCGAGCAAGCCCAGCAGTGCCCGGAAAACACCCGAGTCCTTCCTGGGCCCCAACGCGGCCCTGGTGAACCTGGACTCGCTGGTGACCAGGCCCGCCCCGCCGGCCCAGTCCCTCAACCCTTTCCTGGCACCAG GTGCAGCTGCTGCCCCAGCCCCCATCAACCCCTTCCAGGTGAACCAGCCCCAGCCGCTGACGCTGAACCAGCTGCGGGGGAGCCCAGTCCCAGGGACCAGCACGTCCTTCGGGCCTGGTCCAAGTGTGGAGCCCATGGCCACGGCCCCCATGACCTCTGCAGCCTCACTCCCAGCTATGGGGGCCAGTGGTTCTTCTTTGACACCACTGGGCCCTGCAACGATGAACATGGTGGGCAGCGTGGGCATCCCCCCATCGGCAGCTCAGGCCACCAGCACAACCAACCCTTTCCTTCTCTAG